The genomic window TGACGTGGGGTTCTAACTGGCCGCCAGCGGCTTTAATAAGTTTTAATTCTGGTTCAACCTGGTTAATTTTAATGCCTTTGTTTAAGCGGTTGAGGGTAATTTGGTTGGCGGATTCCAAACCAAAAAGCAAGAAACGAAAGTTGGCTTTGGCCATCAGTTGATAGTCTTTAGCGGTTAAAATCCCGAAGCGCAGATTACAGCCGAAAGCGATTTTTTTATAATAGCCGCGCTTGATCATGCCCTGGCAAAATTGAGTTAGCCAACTGCCAACCATAAAGGTGCCGCTGTCATCAAAAACTTCTTTAATTCCCAGTTTGATGAGTTGGCCGATTTCGTCTAAAAGATTGTTTGCTGTCCGGACCATAAAGTTAGGGAAGAGGGTGGTCCAGGAGCAAAAAGTACAGCCGCCATTCCGGCGCCACCAACAGTCACGGCCGGCCATAGTGTAAGTTCCCGGGGTATATTTAAAATTGCCGTTTTTGTAGGCATATAATTGCCATTTGGTTAATTTCCGGTCAATAAAGGGGAGCGCATTAAGGTCAGACCTTTCTGAAGATTTAACCTTTAAGGTCGGACCTTTTACGATAGCCAGTAAAGATAAATCATAGTAACCACCGTGAATCAGGTAATCGACCGGGCAGTTGATTTTGGTTTCATCAGGGAGGGCAGTCACATGGTCGCCGGCAATGGCAATCTTCATTTTTGGCAGGGATTTTTTCAACTCCTTAATAATCTGCCAATGTTGTTTGATAACCGGGGTTTTGGTTTCAATAAATAACAGGTCCAGTTGGCTGCTTTTCAGCTGGTTAAACCAGTGTTCATAGGTCCAGTTTTCAGCAATGCCATCGAGCCAAATCACTTCGTGGCCGTGTTTGTTTAACAGAGTGGCAGCGGAGGCCGGGATAAGCGGATAGATATAAGTGGGGGATTTAAACCATTGAAACTGGCGGTTTTGGGACAATAAAGGGGTGCCTTTTGGTGATTTTAAGGGCGGATAACCGATGCAGATTTTCATATAGTTAATTTAACCTAAAATAAGGTAAAATGGAATAACAATGAGACAAATTATTGAGCAAACGATTAAAAAAGTTTTAAAAGAATTGGGAGTAAAACCGGTTAAGTTTTCTGTGGAGCACCCGGAAAATATGGCTTGGGGAGATTACACGACTAATGTGGGGATAATTACCCATAAAGCCGAGGAAATTGGCGCCAAATTAAAAGCCGAAGAAAGCCTGAATAAAATCGCTTCAAAAATTGAGGTAAAAGGGGCTGGTTTTATTAATATATCAATCAAATCAGATGCTCTTGTCAGTCAAGTTAATCAAGTGCTAAAAGGCAATTGGGAAAAACCATTACTGGGAAAGAAAATCAGCGTTGAATATACTGACCCGAATCCATTTAAGGAGTTTCACTTGGGCCATTTGTACTCTAATTTAATCGGTGAAGCAATTGCCAAGATTTTTGAAGCTAGCGGGGTGACGGTCTGGCGGGGGAATTTTTACGGTGATGTGGGAATGCACGTGGCCAAATCCGTCTGGGGAATGCAGCAAAAGCTGACCAAAGAGAAAATTGCGATTAAGGATTTGGAGAAAAAATCAATCAAAGACAGGCAGAATTTTTTGGGGCAGGGATATGCTTTGGGGGTAAGGGCGTTTGAAGAAGATGAAAAGATAAAAAAAGAAATTACCGAGCTGAATAAAAAAATTTATGACAAAGATGAGTCGGTGAAAGAAATTTATGAAGCGGGCTTAAGTTGGTCTTTGGAATATTTTGAAACTTATTACAAAAGGCTGGGAACCAAATTTGACGGTTATTATCCGGAGTCTAAGGTGGCGGTTTTGGGTAAAAAATTAGTGGAGAAAGGTTTGAAAAAAGGCGTGTTAGAAAAAAGCGAGGGAGCGGTGGTGTTTAAGGGCGAAAAATATGGCTTACATACCCGGGTATTTTTAAATAAGTTTGGTTTGCCGACCTATGAAGCCAAGGATTTAGGTTTGGCCCAGGCGAAATACCAGGATTTTAAGTATGACCGGTCGTTAAATGTTTTCGGCAAGGAAATTGACGAGTATTACCGGGTGGTGAAAAAAACCTTGGAATTAATCGAACCGGAATTGGGGAAAAAGGCCGAGTGGTTGGCCCACGGCATGGTGAAATTACCAGAGGGGAAAATGTCGTCACGGTCGGGGAATGTAATTACCGCCGATTGGCTGTTAAACGAAGCCAAAGGCTTGATCCAGAAAAACTTTAAATGTGATGATGAAGTGGCTGAACAGATCGGCCTGGGAGCGGTGAAATATGCCTTATTAAAGTCGGGAATTGGCCAGGATGTGATTTTTGACTTTGCCAAGTCAATTAGTTTTGAGGGCAATAGCGGGCCATATTTGCAGTATACCTACGCAAGAGCGCGAAGTGTTCTCAAGAAAGCGCACCTGCAAGGAGACTCCTCGCAGGTCTGCGAGGAGTCTCCTTATTGTAATCAAGAAGAAGAGATTCTACTGCGGAGCTTGGTGCGGTTTGAGGAAACTATTGTCCAGGCGGCCGAAGAGTTGGCGCCGGACGTGGTGGCGAAATTTTTATATGATCTGGCCCAAAAATTTAACAGTTTTTACAACAAACACCGGGTGATCGGTAATGATTTTCGGTTGTGGCTGACGAGCGCGACGGGGGAGATTTTAAAGAAAGGATTAGGATTATTGGGGATCAGTGCGCCGGAGAAGATGTAGAAAACAGTTTTGTGGTTTTAACTCTTTCTTTTCTTTTTTCGTTTCTTTCTTTTATTGCTTCAATGGCTTCTCGTATCTGCCAAATCATTTCATCACCCAGTTCCATGAGTCCTCCAATACCCCCACCGATTATATGGCCACTGCCACGCAGGATTGCTTTTGTTGTAGCTGCAGTAAGATTTCCTCCCATTTGTCCCAATTGTTCCCCCGCCGCCAACAGCTTTTCAACCTCAGTTTTAATCCATAAATTATGAGTATCAATTTGTAGGCGACTATCCGTATGTTGTTCTATTGCATTAAATAACTGAGTGGTTGCTTTCATGTCTTTTAATGAAAAAGGGCTTATTTTTGCCAGAATGGCTTCTGTGCTTTGGGGAAGACGAGTTAGTGTCGGAAGAAGATCCTGGCCATTCTGTAGATTTAATAAATCCATTAGGGCCCGGGTCTTTTCGGGGTCTAATAGAATATTTCTTTGAAACTTGCTTAATTGAAAGAGTCTTTTTTCCACTCTCTTTTCGTCTATCAATACACTGGCCACTTTTCCAATATTATCTACTTGATTTCCTGCCACAATTGCTCCTGTGATAACCTTGAGAGGTTTCCAGGCTTTTTCCGGGAGAATAGTTTTCATTATTGCATCAAGTTTACCAGTTGCTCCAGTCAGTAATGCTTCCAATGACGTTCTGCCATTGGCAAAACCAGCGGTGGTGAGGGCAGCCAAAGTTGCGGGCAAGATAAGTTGAAGATCCTGGTCCTCCCATCCTTGGGTTTGTCCTTTATGATCAATGGCGTGGATTATTGCGATAGTTGAGCAAAAATTAAGCCCTGGTTCTACGGTAGAAGGGATAAATCTTTCAAACTCATATGTATCAGAAGCGGTGTCGAGCAATCTAGCGATATCGTTTCTCCCCAAATAACTTTCTCCTGCTTTTCTTCTTGGTTCTAGACTTGTCAGGGGATTATTGTCGGTTTGTGGTGAAAATTCAGATGGAAGAGTCATGTTTTTGTTATATTTTTTAGGCAGTTAATTTTTTAAAATGTGGCTGATAATACTACATTACAGGTTTGATGTCAATAGATTGGAGGGTTAGAATTAAGAGTAGCAAGCCTTGCTGGAGAGTGAAGGGGTAATGGTCGAAAAGACCAAGAAATAAAATTACTAAGAAAGAGATCCAATAAGGTCTCTCCTTAAAAGCCTTCAAGGAGAGAACCTGTAGGAGAAAATATAGAAAGCCAAAAACGCCGATAATTCCGGTTTCGGATAAGATTAATAAATAAATGTTGTGAACCGGTTGGAGCCAGCGGGTGGTGGCGGGGATCAGGCCGTAATTATCCATGACGACAGTGAAGTTGTTTAAACCAACACCGACCAAGGGGTGATTTTTAAACATTTGGATGGCCATAGAGGCCAGTTGGGAGCGGCGGGAAAACGATGATTCAGGGGCGAGAAAAGATAAACGATTAAAGATCAGAGAGAAGAAAATTAAAACCGAGCCGTAATAAATCAGATATTTTTTAAGATTAAATTTAGCCGCCAGCGGTATTCCGATTAATAAAAGAGCCAGCCAAGCGGAAAGAGAAAAAGTGAGAAAAAGTGCCAGATTAACGATTAAAGAATACAGAATAAAGATAATTTTGTTTCTTTTAAGCCAGTAGGCGGCAGTAGCGAGAAAGGCAATTACTAAAAAGCCGGCTAAGACATTAGGGTGGGGAAAAGTGCCCAAGGGTGGGATTTTTAAAGAGCCGTCCAGCCAGATAATTTTATCGATGCCGGGAGTGGCGGCGGAGTAGGGCTGTTCGCCGAAAAACCAGTAGCCAAAAATAAAGCTTTGTTTGAACCACTGGGTGATGGCTAATAATGATTGGAATAAAACTGAAAAACTGAGAATTTTAATAACAATTGTTTGGGAAATTAGCTTTTTGTGTTGGTAAATCCAGAGGCCAAATAAAACCAGTTCAATGATTTTTACATATTTATAAACTGCCGGCCAAAAAGAGTTGGCAAAGATAACGGAAGGCAGGAGGCACAAAAGAAAGACAATGATGGTTTTGGGGATTTTTTTAATCGGCTTAAAAATCAGCAATAGGATTATCAGAATGTCGGTCAGGTACAACGCGGGGATAAGGTAATCGACTTTAATGCCGGAAACATATGACGAGGGGAAAACAAAATGCTTGGCGAGATTTGAAGGCAGGAGAAAGAGAAGCAGATAAAAAAGATTAACCATAAATCCGGGCAGCAGAAATACTATAGCATAAAAAGCGTATAATAGTTTTAAATTACGCCTGCCTGGGAGAATATGGTTAGGGAAACGTGGCGACAGTACAGTTTGAATGGTCCTGATGTTCCGATAATTCCGCGGCAGCCAAAGAACCAGCCTAAAGAGAAAAAACCGCCAGACGATAAAGGGGTAGTTTTAAGTTTACTTAAGCGAATTGAAATAGCTTTTGATGCCGGTGAAGAATTACCAACAACTCAGGGATTAACTGAGCATCAAATGTTTGTTTACCGTGGTATGATGGCTTCGCGTAGAAAAGAGCAGGAAGAGTATGAACAACAATGGCAGGCACAAAAGTGGAATCTGACTAGCCAGACATTTTGTTTAG from Candidatus Beckwithbacteria bacterium includes these protein-coding regions:
- a CDS encoding radical SAM protein, translated to MKICIGYPPLKSPKGTPLLSQNRQFQWFKSPTYIYPLIPASAATLLNKHGHEVIWLDGIAENWTYEHWFNQLKSSQLDLLFIETKTPVIKQHWQIIKELKKSLPKMKIAIAGDHVTALPDETKINCPVDYLIHGGYYDLSLLAIVKGPTLKVKSSERSDLNALPFIDRKLTKWQLYAYKNGNFKYTPGTYTMAGRDCWWRRNGGCTFCSWTTLFPNFMVRTANNLLDEIGQLIKLGIKEVFDDSGTFMVGSWLTQFCQGMIKRGYYKKIAFGCNLRFGILTAKDYQLMAKANFRFLLFGLESANQITLNRLNKGIKINQVEPELKLIKAAGGQLEPHVTCMVGYPWETLADAQKTVNFTKNLFKKSLINSLQATIIIPYPGTKLFKQAKKNHWLKTLDWNKYDMSQPILKSPIPDKKLMALTRNIYLNCLTPAFIFRKILSIRSLSDLKFLFRSTQKFIGQLLDFS
- the argS gene encoding arginine--tRNA ligase; this translates as MRQIIEQTIKKVLKELGVKPVKFSVEHPENMAWGDYTTNVGIITHKAEEIGAKLKAEESLNKIASKIEVKGAGFINISIKSDALVSQVNQVLKGNWEKPLLGKKISVEYTDPNPFKEFHLGHLYSNLIGEAIAKIFEASGVTVWRGNFYGDVGMHVAKSVWGMQQKLTKEKIAIKDLEKKSIKDRQNFLGQGYALGVRAFEEDEKIKKEITELNKKIYDKDESVKEIYEAGLSWSLEYFETYYKRLGTKFDGYYPESKVAVLGKKLVEKGLKKGVLEKSEGAVVFKGEKYGLHTRVFLNKFGLPTYEAKDLGLAQAKYQDFKYDRSLNVFGKEIDEYYRVVKKTLELIEPELGKKAEWLAHGMVKLPEGKMSSRSGNVITADWLLNEAKGLIQKNFKCDDEVAEQIGLGAVKYALLKSGIGQDVIFDFAKSISFEGNSGPYLQYTYARARSVLKKAHLQGDSSQVCEESPYCNQEEEILLRSLVRFEETIVQAAEELAPDVVAKFLYDLAQKFNSFYNKHRVIGNDFRLWLTSATGEILKKGLGLLGISAPEKM
- a CDS encoding O-antigen ligase family protein — translated: MVNLFYLLLFLLPSNLAKHFVFPSSYVSGIKVDYLIPALYLTDILIILLLIFKPIKKIPKTIIVFLLCLLPSVIFANSFWPAVYKYVKIIELVLFGLWIYQHKKLISQTIVIKILSFSVLFQSLLAITQWFKQSFIFGYWFFGEQPYSAATPGIDKIIWLDGSLKIPPLGTFPHPNVLAGFLVIAFLATAAYWLKRNKIIFILYSLIVNLALFLTFSLSAWLALLLIGIPLAAKFNLKKYLIYYGSVLIFFSLIFNRLSFLAPESSFSRRSQLASMAIQMFKNHPLVGVGLNNFTVVMDNYGLIPATTRWLQPVHNIYLLILSETGIIGVFGFLYFLLQVLSLKAFKERPYWISFLVILFLGLFDHYPFTLQQGLLLLILTLQSIDIKPVM